The following proteins come from a genomic window of Microtus ochrogaster isolate Prairie Vole_2 chromosome 7, MicOch1.0, whole genome shotgun sequence:
- the Tac4 gene encoding LOW QUALITY PROTEIN: tachykinin-4 (The sequence of the model RefSeq protein was modified relative to this genomic sequence to represent the inferred CDS: deleted 1 base in 1 codon) → MLPLVALFLLIGQSVCTTTGDREDLTLSKEAESWMTVNLKGLPVASIELQLQELKRSRTRQFYGLMGKRVEGYQLGRIMQDLLGARGFSIEGACSQETHHESAEPGAVARESLQSKQEDQTLSITSNV, encoded by the exons ATGCTGCCCCTCGTTGCCCTGTTTCTCCTGATTGGGCAGTCAGTGTGCACTACAACAGGGGACAGAGAGGATCTGACCCTCAGCAAGGAAGCAGAGTCCTGGATGACCGTGAACTTGAAG ggaCTCCCTGTTGCCAGTATTGAACTGCAGCTTCAGGAGTTGAAGAGAAGCAGAACTCGCCAGTTCTATGGTTTGATGGGGAAGCGGGTGGAAG GTTATCAGCTGGGACGAATAATGCAGGACCTCCTTGGCGCGAGAGGCTTCTCCATAGAAG GAGCCTGCAGCCAGGAGACACACCACGAGAGTGCAGAGCCCGGAGCAGTGGCCAGGGAAAGCCTCCAGAGT AAACAGGAAGACCAGACTCTCTCAATCACCAGCAACGTGTAG